One genomic segment of Sanyastnella coralliicola includes these proteins:
- a CDS encoding glycosyltransferase family 4 protein: MKKAHQIVTLVCVQDSPLDKAAQKEELSVIHVERNKKYFDFSSARKIGKIFNELNADVVWIRDTRDIDVCGWAKRFSKRKFKLLYQQAMQFGVSKKDPAHTFRFRQIDIWVAPLPFLADQVKNMTRFPKERIHTIPLAVNMDRFKQKSEKSEVRNELGLPTEALLLGNIGRIDPLKGQQFLIESFIILAQERADLHLLIMGDPTKNEGDAFIQKLKAIVANAELDSRVHFLPHRSDVEKAFGALDIFAMTSVGETFGMVTIEAMASGLPIIGTNTSGTPDLLGHGEIGMLYTPGNIDAFNSHVRALFDKELRTTLSRKSEEGSRRFEESVVVESLLGIL, translated from the coding sequence ACTCTCGGTTATTCATGTTGAACGGAACAAGAAATACTTCGATTTCTCCTCGGCCAGGAAGATTGGAAAGATTTTTAATGAGCTGAACGCAGATGTAGTTTGGATCCGCGATACCAGAGACATTGATGTCTGCGGCTGGGCAAAACGCTTCTCGAAGCGGAAGTTTAAACTTCTGTACCAACAGGCAATGCAGTTTGGCGTTTCGAAGAAAGACCCAGCACATACCTTCCGATTCCGACAGATTGATATTTGGGTGGCTCCTCTGCCCTTTCTCGCTGATCAAGTGAAGAACATGACGCGATTCCCGAAGGAAAGAATTCACACCATTCCTCTGGCGGTGAATATGGATCGCTTCAAACAGAAGTCAGAGAAAAGTGAGGTCCGTAATGAACTAGGTTTGCCCACAGAAGCGCTTCTTCTCGGGAATATCGGCCGAATTGACCCATTGAAGGGCCAGCAATTCCTCATTGAGTCGTTCATCATTTTGGCCCAAGAACGAGCTGACTTGCACCTTCTCATCATGGGTGATCCAACGAAGAATGAAGGTGATGCGTTCATTCAAAAATTGAAGGCGATTGTCGCTAACGCGGAATTGGATAGTCGTGTGCACTTCCTTCCTCATCGAAGTGACGTCGAAAAGGCATTTGGTGCACTCGACATCTTCGCTATGACCAGTGTGGGGGAAACATTCGGAATGGTCACCATCGAAGCCATGGCCAGTGGGTTGCCGATCATCGGCACCAACACATCAGGTACTCCAGACTTATTAGGTCACGGAGAAATCGGAATGCTCTACACGCCCGGTAACATCGATGCGTTCAACTCTCATGTACGCGCCTTATTCGACAAGGAACTTCGAACAACGCTATCGCGGAAATCGGAAGAAGGCAGTAGACGATTTGAAGAAAGTGTGGTTGTGGAATCGTTGCTGGGAATACTCTGA
- a CDS encoding tetratricopeptide repeat protein — protein MHLKYLSILTAFIVVFSSCDPHSESSALLYEAQIVIKEYRNSSNQEALLDSAHTILDHAIELNSENIGAWELKSWVSFQQKNSADFIASTNKVLSYYHGDPQAHANAGNAFLMLGDDATGLSHLDTALTLF, from the coding sequence ATGCATCTGAAGTACCTTTCAATCTTGACCGCGTTCATCGTAGTCTTTTCATCTTGTGATCCTCATTCCGAATCCAGTGCCTTACTCTACGAAGCTCAGATTGTTATCAAAGAGTATCGGAATAGCAGCAACCAAGAAGCCTTGCTCGATTCTGCACATACTATCCTCGATCACGCTATTGAGTTGAACTCAGAGAACATTGGCGCATGGGAACTAAAATCATGGGTTTCCTTTCAACAAAAGAACTCTGCAGATTTCATTGCTTCCACAAATAAGGTACTGAGCTATTATCATGGTGACCCACAAGCTCATGCGAATGCAGGAAATGCTTTTCTAATGCTAGGAGATGACGCTACAGGATTATCACATCTCGACACGGCACTTACTCTATTTTAG
- a CDS encoding DUF6924 domain-containing protein: protein MGYFNTLVSAGKFAEADEFVRTERWKPSPGLTNAIATGGAERLVQSIVNGKAHWQGVEVDDATTPVIPHFPAIFLKEEASPFESDELVRYLQFGALSDRGPYTQYIEVEQEINEKTLQTLSKEGFNSIYFVVDSLTFAYPEPALLCKNSKITEALPFQIRVSIQDMAKLEEAISMGLLSWDELVLMVGDDGVISI, encoded by the coding sequence GTGGGCTATTTCAACACACTGGTGTCTGCAGGTAAATTCGCTGAGGCGGATGAATTTGTTCGAACTGAAAGATGGAAACCTTCTCCTGGCCTTACTAATGCCATTGCCACTGGAGGTGCTGAACGACTCGTTCAATCTATTGTAAACGGCAAGGCACATTGGCAAGGTGTCGAAGTAGATGATGCAACAACTCCAGTGATCCCACATTTCCCTGCGATCTTTTTGAAAGAAGAGGCAAGTCCTTTCGAATCAGATGAACTCGTACGCTACCTTCAATTTGGCGCATTGAGTGATCGTGGCCCCTACACGCAGTACATCGAAGTCGAACAAGAAATCAACGAAAAGACCCTTCAAACGTTATCCAAAGAAGGTTTCAACTCCATCTATTTCGTTGTCGATTCGTTGACCTTCGCATACCCTGAACCAGCGCTGCTTTGCAAAAACAGCAAGATTACTGAAGCACTCCCCTTTCAAATCAGGGTTTCAATTCAAGACATGGCAAAGTTGGAAGAAGCCATCAGCATGGGCCTGTTGAGTTGGGATGAGCTGGTGTTGATGGTTGGGGATGATGGGGTTATTTCGATTTAG
- a CDS encoding PQQ-dependent sugar dehydrogenase — protein sequence MSLFAQSPSPLEIELEPFITGMNDPVGIYHCGDDRLFIIEQDLGHIEVYDAMGNDLGTFLDIGGLISNGSERGLLGLAFHPDYSNNGFFFVNYTDGSGDTQVARYTVSGNPNVADAGSAELIINVDQPAGNHNGGHIAFGPDGFLYVALGDGGGQGDPNNYAQNPQNLLGKILRLDIDNGLPYSIPASNPFVGDATVLDEIWSIGFRNPWKFSFDRLTGDLWIGDVGQNDWEEVDFQEASSVGGENYGWRCYEGTDPYNTSGCAGAAAYVDPVAQVSHGGPYNWCSITGGHVYRGSEFPNMYGKYFFTDYCAGDFLALTPNGGGFDQDEVLLGQGFGWVAFGENMAGDLYVANLNGTIYKLVDPCGDLDPQISGNDVSLFTSGGDNYYWYQDGNLIAGANGSSFSPTEAGAYFCVVELADGCAAPTPTVNWGIVSGILGCTNPNSDNYNPSATIDDGTCIGPNGEECVADLDDNGLVNAADLLIFLGAFGQICD from the coding sequence GTGAGCCTTTTTGCGCAATCACCTTCACCTTTAGAAATTGAATTGGAACCTTTCATTACCGGGATGAATGATCCTGTTGGGATTTATCATTGCGGAGATGATCGTTTGTTTATCATCGAGCAAGACCTCGGACATATTGAGGTTTATGATGCGATGGGGAATGATCTTGGAACCTTCCTTGACATCGGGGGCTTGATTAGCAATGGCTCAGAACGTGGACTGCTTGGATTAGCTTTCCATCCAGATTATTCGAACAATGGGTTCTTCTTCGTGAACTATACCGATGGTTCGGGTGATACTCAAGTGGCGCGTTATACTGTTTCTGGCAACCCTAATGTGGCAGATGCCGGTTCGGCGGAACTGATTATCAATGTGGATCAACCTGCGGGTAACCACAACGGAGGGCATATTGCATTTGGTCCTGACGGTTTCCTTTACGTTGCTCTAGGAGATGGTGGCGGACAAGGAGATCCGAACAACTACGCACAGAACCCTCAGAACCTTCTGGGTAAGATTTTACGACTGGATATTGATAATGGCTTGCCTTATTCGATTCCAGCTTCGAATCCGTTTGTGGGTGACGCGACGGTATTGGATGAGATTTGGTCTATAGGCTTCAGAAATCCGTGGAAGTTCTCTTTTGATCGATTGACAGGAGACCTATGGATTGGAGATGTTGGACAGAACGATTGGGAAGAAGTTGATTTCCAAGAAGCATCTTCGGTAGGAGGTGAGAACTACGGGTGGCGCTGTTACGAAGGAACAGATCCATATAACACTTCGGGGTGTGCAGGTGCTGCGGCGTATGTTGATCCGGTGGCACAAGTGTCTCATGGTGGTCCGTACAACTGGTGTTCAATTACTGGAGGTCACGTTTACCGAGGAAGCGAATTCCCGAACATGTACGGCAAGTACTTCTTCACTGATTACTGCGCTGGTGACTTCTTAGCATTGACACCAAACGGTGGAGGTTTTGATCAAGACGAAGTTCTACTCGGACAAGGATTTGGCTGGGTAGCGTTTGGAGAAAACATGGCCGGAGACCTCTATGTTGCCAATCTGAACGGAACAATCTATAAACTCGTTGACCCATGTGGTGATTTGGATCCTCAAATCTCAGGAAACGACGTGTCTCTCTTTACTTCAGGCGGTGACAATTACTACTGGTACCAAGATGGAAACCTCATTGCAGGAGCCAACGGTTCAAGCTTTTCGCCTACTGAAGCAGGAGCGTACTTCTGCGTGGTTGAACTTGCCGATGGATGTGCAGCGCCAACACCAACAGTCAACTGGGGAATCGTTTCAGGTATTCTAGGTTGTACTAACCCTAATTCAGACAATTACAACCCATCAGCCACAATTGATGATGGCACATGCATTGGTCCAAACGGTGAAGAATGCGTTGCTGACCTTGATGACAATGGACTCGTAAACGCTGCTGACCTCCTCATTTTCCTAGGAGCATTTGGCCAGATATGTGATTAA